In Cydia amplana chromosome 13, ilCydAmpl1.1, whole genome shotgun sequence, a single genomic region encodes these proteins:
- the LOC134653299 gene encoding CD63 antigen-like: MGFGESTVKFLLFIFNLVFALIGATLLGLGVAGYLKVEAVARILGPYGGHVPIFYIVLGSLVFGVAFFGCCGAVTESQCLLFTFSIFMGLLMVLKVILMALVFVKKEWLDEEIAKINEALEAEGVLTDSVDPQTIRICFAGVCSAIIAVEMVGMVFGCCLAVHVRRNNGYDYA; the protein is encoded by the exons ATGGGGTTTGGTGAATCCACAGTCAAATTTTTGTTGTTCATTTTCAACTTGGTGTTTGCG TTGATCGGCGCGACGCTTCTAGGCCTTGGAGTGGCTGGGTACCTGAAAGTCGAAGCTGTAGCGAGGATTCTCGGACCCTATGGAGGCCATGTGCCCATCTTTTACATCGTGTTGGGGTCGCTGGTGTTCGGGGTCGCGTTCTTCGGGTGCTGCGGGGCTGTGACCGAGAGTCAGTGCCTGCTCTTTACT TTCTCTATCTTCATGGGTTTGCTGATGGTCCTGAAAGTAATTCTGATGGCTTTGGTGTTCGTGAAGAAAGAGTGGCTGGATGAAGAAATCGCGAAGATTAATGAGGCCTTGGAAGCTGAAGGTGTTTTAACGGACTCGGTGGACCCTCAGACCATCAGGATTTGTTTCGCTGGCGTTTGCTCTGCCATCATCGCCGTGGAG ATGGTCGGAATGGTGTTCGGGTGCTGCCTTGCTGTCCACGTGCGTCGGAACAATGGCTATGATTATGCCTAA
- the LOC134653300 gene encoding uncharacterized protein LOC134653300, with product MACKHTSMKITLMIVDVIVMLVGLGVFGVGLCWFLEVKVIWEVFGQTSKWMAVALMLAGLLATAVGFLGAYGAITHKVFILIIYKVLLIVLLAAKVACVLLIFIKKEWFAKTGPKDEPEKFQMIFTAFMAAMAAAEITACVFAYNLIRHIKTCPQENEN from the exons ATGGCGTGCAAACATACTTCGATGAAGATCACATTGATGATTGTCGATGTGATTGTTATG CTTGTCGGCCTAGGAGTGTTCGGCGTGGGCCTATGCTGGTTTTTGGAGGTGAAGGTGATATGGGAAGTATTCGGACAGACCAGCAAATGGATGGCCGTCGCACTCATGCTGGCTGGGCTGCTGGCGACCGCCGTTGGGTTCCTGGGAGCCTATGGCGCTATCACACATAAAGTGTTTATTCTGATCATT TATAAAGTCCTATTGATTGTACTGCTGGCTGCCAAGGTAGCGTGCGTGCTCCTAATTTTCATAAAGAAGGAATGGTTTGCCAAAACCGGCCCGAAAGACGAGCCTGAAAAGTTCCAGATGATCTTTACGGCCTTTATGGCTGCTATGGCTGCTGCAGAG aTAACAGCTTGTGTGTTTGCTTACAATCTTATACGTCACATCAAAACATGTCCCCAAGAAAATGAAAACTAA